Genomic window (Thermovirga sp.):
GGATGTTCAATGAAAACCTACACCGAGTACTTGTGGTTTGAGACGAGGAAAAGGAAAGAACTGGTACGGATTACGCCGGACCTTGAAGCCATCCTGGGAAGGAGCGGCGTGACCGACGGGATGATGTTGGTGTCGGCTATGCATATCACTTCCGGCATCATCGTGAACGACAACGAATCGGGGCTCCACCAGGACATCCTCGAGTGGCTGGAGAAGACAGCCCCCGAGGACCCATCCTACGCCCACCACCGCACGGGCGAGGACAACGCCGACGCCCACCTCAAGCGCATCCTGGTGCATCACCAGGCGATACTGCCCGTGACGGGCGGCGAACTGGACCTGGGGCCCTGGGAGCAGTGTTTTTACGCGGAATTCGACGGCCGCCGCAGGAAGCGCGTGGTGGTCAAGATCATGGGGGTATGAGCGAATGATCAAACTGACCGTTTTCGTGACGACGATCCTGCTGGCTGTTTTTCTTCTTTCCCGGCCATCCTTCGCCGGCGAGGGAGGCCTCATTCCGATGGAGGATTTCTTCAGGAACCCGGAAAAAAGCGGCTTCCGGATCTCCCCCGACGGGGCCCGGATCTCCTGGCGGGCCTCCTGGGAACGGCGGTTGAACATCTTCGTCCAGAAGATCGGCGAAGAG
Coding sequences:
- a CDS encoding YjbQ family protein, with protein sequence MKTYTEYLWFETRKRKELVRITPDLEAILGRSGVTDGMMLVSAMHITSGIIVNDNESGLHQDILEWLEKTAPEDPSYAHHRTGEDNADAHLKRILVHHQAILPVTGGELDLGPWEQCFYAEFDGRRRKRVVVKIMGV